A region of the Larus michahellis chromosome 4, bLarMic1.1, whole genome shotgun sequence genome:
tggccatgGGTGGCCACGGCAGAGTGGGTGACttgttctcctctctccccctcctgcaGCAGTAACTGTGACCTGGACTACGATCTCTACAGGGAGGACTTCCCGTACCGGTGAGTGCGGCATCCCGGGAGCGGGGTGGGCTGAGCGTGTCTCTGCACACGGCAAAAAGCGGGGTGACCCCGGGCATCCATCCCCTTGCCCCCGGGAGAGGCTCGGCGGTGTTGCCCCCTTCAAGGGGCACAAATGCCGCAGCTTCCCCAGGCCGGGTGGCCTTGGGGAGGGGGTACATGGGGCAGGGGTAGCGTGTGGGCTGGGCAATGCCCAGCTTGGGGGTCCTTTGCCACAGAGGGACCCCCGAGAGATGCTCTCCTGgctggccagggctgctgctgcgcCTCTGAGGTTGTGCTCACGCTGCCGTGCTCTTGTGCCCTCGCAGAGTGTACGAGTACCAGAAAATCCCCCCCCTCATTAACCGCATCCCGGTCAAGGCCAGACGAACTCACGTGGGAGCGGGAAGCAAAAGCAGCCTGACCCCCCAGCCCGGGGCGAGGAGCAGCACCAGCTCCACGGCGGGACGGACAAAGCGTAagtgccatggggctgggaggaagaggaggctcgGCCCTCGCGTCTCGGTGCATTAAAGCTGTGCCGGTGCCTGAAGGTCCCGCTCGGTGCTGACCCTGGGGCTACAAGTCCCCGGCTCCAGCAGACACAGCCTGGACTGCAACGGGCTGGTGGCTGTCCCCTGGACCTGTCCCTGTTCCCTGAGGGTGCTCCAAAGGGAGGATGTTCTAGATGGAGGATGCTTTggagggaggatgctctggaGGGAAGATGCTCCAGAGGGAGGATGCTCTGGAGGGGAGGATGCTCCACATGGAGGATGCTCCAGAGGGGAAGATGCTCCGGAAGGGAGGATGCTCCAGAGGGAGGATGCTCCAATGGGGAGGATGCCCAGGACGGTGTGTTCCCCCGGCTCCGGGAGCAGGCTGTAGGGCAGGCTGGGATCCTAATGGCTCCTCTTCCTGCAGTGCGAGCCGAAGAGCTGCACTCCATCAAGGGGGAGCTGAGCCAGATCAAGGCGCAGGTGGACAGTCTGCTGGAGAGCCTGGACCGCATGGACCAGCGGAGAGAGCGTCTCACGGGTGAGGGGACGGGACGTAGACCCTCTGACACCCGCGTGTCCGTGCCGGGCAGCCTGTGGGTGCATGTGAGCCTGGACCCCAATCTGGGTGTGAGAGATCCCTCCCCGCATGCCCAGGACATCCAGAGTCGGCTGGGCAAATTCCCTGCATCCTTCCCCCTCTCTGTCCCTTTGGCACGAAGGGAACCTGTGAGGACAGGGTACCCCAAATTTCTGCTGTCTCTGTCCTTGCAGGGTCCAAGGAGAGCGAGAAGAAGAGGGTAGAGGCGGGGGCAGAGTCGCCATCCCCAGCGGGAGAGAGCTCACGGGAGCCCCGGGGCAAGGAGGGGATGGGAGGTGACAGGCACAGCGACCTGCGCAACATCGAcagcgccgaggaggaggaggaggaggaggaggagagcacagACACGGAGGAGGCGGTAAGAGGGCCAAGATCCAGCACTGGCCTCTCTGCTTTTTGAAGCCTCAGGCCTCAggcagtttgcagatgacaccgagttgggtgggagtgtcgacctgcttgagggcaggaaggctctgcagaggggtcTGGGCTGGCTGCAtccatgggccgaggccaatggtgtgagggtcaacaagggcaagtgccgggtcctgcacttgggtcacaccaaccccatggacgcgacaggctgggggcagagcggctggagagctgcctggtggagaaggacctgggggtgttggtcaacagccggctgaacgtgagccagcagtgtgcccaggtggccaagttggccaacagcaccctggccaGTATCAGGAGTagaccagcaggactggggcagtgatggtcccctgtgctcggcactggtgaggccccacctcgagggctgtgtccagttttgggcccctcaccacaaaaaagccactgaggggctggagcgggtccagagaagggcaacggagctggtgaggggtctggagcacaagtcctgtgaggagcggctgagggagctgggggtgttcagcctggagaaaaggaggctgaggggagaccttctcgctctctgcaactccctgaaaggagggtgcagccagggggagtcagtctcttctcccaaggaacaggcgatgggacaagaggaaacggcctcaagttgcaccaggggaggtttaggatggagattAGGGAAattttcttcaccgaaagggtcatcaagccttggaacaggctgcccagggatgtgatggagttgccatccctggaagtgtttaaaagccgggcagacgtggtgctgagagatgtggggtagtggtgggttttgcTGGTCGGACtgggtgatcttaaaggtcccttccaacctagacgattctatgattctttgcttctgattctgtgattctaattctatggttctaaaatTGATCCCCACTTCAAGCCCTTGTAGGTCCTGCTGGGGACCCCCGGAGTAGAGGAGATGCTCCATCAGGGTCCCCCGAGCTGTCCCAGCCGTGTGACGGGGCTACAACCCGCCCCCGCACCTCGGGGACAGCCCCAGCGCCCTGCAGCAAACCCTGGGGCGTTGCGTTAttccagcagcagaggctgaaaaaaaaaaacctctcgaAATACCTTTAATGATCCGCTGGCCGGGTGCGGGACCCCGGGGTCCCCGTGCTGGGCAGGGCGCTGGGTTTGATGCCGCTGCGCGTTTCTCCTTTGCAGGTGAAAAACCACATGTCGGACCCCGAGGGGAACCAGTAGAGGGTCGGGGATGCCGTGGCCGGCCCTTCGCCGTCTTGTGTTCGTCTTTCTTTTCGAGGCTCCCGGCTCGTGCCACGAGGTGCCCGCTCTCGGCACGGGCATCCCccgcccgccggcagccccgcgtCCCACCCCCCACGAGAGGCCGGCCAGCCCTGGCGAGAGAAGTCTTTGTGTTCCGGTGCgctcgttttcttttttcctcctggtttCAGCCCTAGGGATAAGTAGACGTGGCCCGGGGCATGATGGGGAggagcgaaaaaaaaaaataaataaaggatccTATCCCAAAGGAGCATCCCAAATTCCGGTTGCTTTGCGTGCCGGCATGCCCCCCACCCATAGGGTGCTGTGGGGCGCAGAGAAAGCACCCCGGCCCCTCAGCACAGCTCGCATCCCAACCTCCCCTGTCCTGCAAGCCCACCCGCTGCCTCCACACTTCCGAATCCCCCAGGAACGGGTCCAGCAAGCGTGGGTACAGCCCTCGAAGGCTTTCGGAGCTGCTCAGCATCCCACCATGATGCCACGGGAAGGAGAGACCACCCCGAGGGGCTTTTGTGGGATTTTGGGATGGTGCCGAGCCCTGCTCCGAcgccagcagcagggcagcgcAAACCCAATGCTCCCAGTCATCCCTGCTCCCAAATGGGTTTTCCTTACTGGTTTACCATGGGCTGTTCTCGGCCATGGATCACGTTTGCGGCCAGCAGGACTCTGCCAGGGCTCCTGAGCCCAAGGAAGATgcggtgtgtgtccccccgtgCTCCCCAGCGTCACATCTCAGTTCGGTGTCCCTCATTTCTAGGTCGTCCTTCTCTCGCTGGTAGAAACTTGTTCTGTATTTCTAATTTGCTCTGGTAAAAGAGTGTATTgtgttggaaagaaaaataatttgtatttcttttctctggttATTTCGACTCTGATGCAGTTTTTAACCCTCCAAAGCGCACGTGTAATTTTTGTACCCCATTTTGCATGCTGCCTGCCACAAGCCCCAGGCTCGGGGGGCTTTCCCAGACGCTGCCTTCCCCACAACTCAgcccagaggcaggaggagcgcAGCTCTGCCCGGCTTCTCAACAGAAACGTTAATCACCACCTTTATCCAGAATATTCCCTACAGCTGGGCAGACGGGACCAGCTCCCCTCCATCCTCGGGAATAACCGGACCCCAAGGCAGCGCCCGGCTCCCTCTGCAACCCTCAAAGAAGTATGACAGGAGCAGAAGAGGGTGACCCCGGTGCCTGGCAGCACCACGAGAGCATCCTTCCACCTCTGCCCACGGCTGGCAGAGGCCCCAGCGGAGCCAGGCAGGCGAGAAGactcaccagaaaaaaacatttattattaaaaagccCCTAACGGAACACATCTCTGCCACCCTGAAGCGCTGCCTGGGCCAAGATCCAAGGGATGGGCAGCCTGCGCCACGGCGTGgttcctgcctgcaccctgcctgtgtGGATGGCCGCGGGGGGCAGCTGGGTgtggggggctcagccccggtgCCGGGGCCAGCCCAGGGTGGGCTGTGGGGTCCCGCGGCGCAGGCAGCTCCTCAGACAGAGGTCTTGGGTAGCGGAGGCAGTATGGAGGCTGTTCTTGGGGGGTTCCAGCAGCGTGTCAGGCTGCTTGGATCCCGTGGGTCCACGCGGGAGGGGTCTCCTGCAACACAGGGGCTCCTCAGGCAGGCTCCGGGGGGGCTCGGGCAGTGCGGGGGCTCGCCGGTGGCAGGAGGGTCCGGTGTTCTTGGGGAGGTTTCTTGGGTCTCCAGCTGTGCGGGCACCTCCGGGAAGTCCCAAGCAGCTCAAGGGCTGGCTTGGGCAGGCTCTGGGGGGTCTCTAGGAGCATGAAGTGTGGATCAGGCAGGCTCTAGGGTGTCTTCAGGAGCACAAGGTGTGGATCAGGCAGGCTCTGGGTGTCTCCAGGAGCACGAGATGTGGATCAGGCAAGGCTCTGGGAGTCTCCAGGAGCACAACGTGTGGATCGGGCAGGCTCTGGGTGTCTCCAGGATCACAAGGCGTGGCTCAGGCAGGACCTAGGGTCTCCAGCAGCACCGAGGGCAGCTTGGGGAGAGGACCCCATCCCCAGACGAGTGCCACCCGGGCATCCTCAGCGCTCaggcggtggtggcagcagcagcatcgcGGCGCCGGGCGGCCCGCAGCAGGCTCTGCCGCAGCACAGGGTAGAGGCGGTGGCAGCCGTCGATGCCGAGTCGAAGGGCCTGCGCCCAGGTGTCGGGAgggctgccctgcccgccccccagCACTGCCGACACTTGGTTGAGAGCGGGCAGCAGAGCCACGGTGAGCCGGGCCACGGCGCGACGTTCCTCGGGCTCTGCAGGTTGCAGCATCCACGGAGCAGCCGGACCGGGAGAGCGGCACAAGGCGCATCCCACCGCCAGATCGTACATCTCCACCCCGGCATCGGCCAGGGCCAAGGCGGCGGCGCTGATGGCGGCCGCCAGCGCCGAGCCAccgtcctgcagcagcagagcgcTGACAGCCAGCCGAGCCCGCGGGTAACGGGACAACCGCACTGCCGGCTCCAAGGCTTCCCGCAAagccgccgccgcttcccgctCCGCTTCCCGTTCGGTCGCCGTGCCTGGCCTCCAGCGAGCCCCGCGGCCGGCGAAGGGGGCCCGGCGGAACTCGCAGAGGAGTTGGCCACCTCCTGTGGCCCCGAGCTCGCCAGCTTCCCGCGGGCCCCATGCGGCACAGAGGACCTTGGTTCCACCGCCCAGCTCCAGGTAGGCCGAGCCCTCTGCCTGGCTCAGCAGCCCGGCCCGGGCGAAGAGCGGCCGCAAGGCgcaggggtccctgggggcttcgtcttcatcctcctcctcctcctcatctttcctcGTTCCCCCCCACAGCTCCGGAGGCTGTGATTCCTCCGGACCCCGCACCCGGCGGTGATCCAGCGGCATGTTCGGCCCGGAAAACGGGCAgtgaggggatggaggaggaggagcaggaggaggaagaggaggagcccggccgggcccgcccccgTCAGCACGGCGCAGGACAGGCGGCGTTTAATCGCTTTATTGATAAGGAAAGGCGGGTGGTGgctcagcagcaggcaggggacggggggggacgttGGTCACCCCCCCCTCCAAGAAGGGGGGTCAGTTCTTCAGCTCCCCCAGCCGGAGCCGGGCAAAGTCCGTGGCCAGTTTAAGGGCCTCCTGCAGACAACCCACGTTCTTGCCCGTAGCCTGTGCCGAGACGTCTTTCCCACCGCCTTTGCCATCCATCAAGCCAGACACCTCCTGCACCCACTGGCTGGCCTTCAGCCCCTTATTTGCGGTCTCCTGGgtaggaaaagaaacaagaaaaagccGGAGTTTGAcctcagcccagccagcagcGAGGGAAGATGGTCTGCGAGTGTGGTACGACAGGACAAAGCTCTCCCGGGTGCAGCTCCTgggccagcagagcaggggcagagtgCCTGCCCCCATGCCTACAACTGCACCaagtcctggctcttccctgtTTCGGagaacaccaccct
Encoded here:
- the LOC141742012 gene encoding RNA-binding Raly-like protein; protein product: MTLFGSGDAGWRYLDMAREPKPSRARLGQKRQHGSSLYHSNCDLDYDLYREDFPYRVYEYQKIPPLINRIPVKARRTHVGAGSKSSLTPQPGARSSTSSTAGRTKLRAEELHSIKGELSQIKAQVDSLLESLDRMDQRRERLTGSKESEKKRVEAGAESPSPAGESSREPRGKEGMGGDRHSDLRNIDSAEEEEEEEEESTDTEEAVKNHMSDPEGNQ
- the EXOSC6 gene encoding exosome complex component MTR3 produces the protein MPLDHRRVRGPEESQPPELWGGTRKDEEEEEDEDEAPRDPCALRPLFARAGLLSQAEGSAYLELGGGTKVLCAAWGPREAGELGATGGGQLLCEFRRAPFAGRGARWRPGTATEREAEREAAAALREALEPAVRLSRYPRARLAVSALLLQDGGSALAAAISAAALALADAGVEMYDLAVGCALCRSPGPAAPWMLQPAEPEERRAVARLTVALLPALNQVSAVLGGGQGSPPDTWAQALRLGIDGCHRLYPVLRQSLLRAARRRDAAAATTA